The Naumovozyma dairenensis CBS 421 chromosome 1, complete genome genome includes a region encoding these proteins:
- the NDAI0A03420 gene encoding Zn(II)2Cys6 transcription factor (similar to Saccharomyces cerevisiae PDR3 (YBL005W) and PDR1 (YGL013C); ancestral locus Anc_4.113), translated as MSNPIVKRPRKKVVKACLNCRRRKIKCTGTFPCSNCAAYQCECVFDETKDIINNNNSNNNNARTNNSNENRITELVSPKPKTKRIKKERKNTKTVTTTLPNSQFVMEPLSEFRVSSPPPSHPSNMSLLNDTKSTLFNGPSQVISNESQNNIVSPNPVNQDIVNVNNSNNQMEPHFESEDELSLLDEMSLNKKEDGPYEDDHEATMKLRSLKDTITQLKSIPNPNATILKMIKDMKKQIHEYINEWEPIIDLNKLPQSTKLGINDGSKSVETYLMKNKYRNEVNLTCFSVWKASQLDSTAPEDEPEIFSKLPLIDDVFGLNSPLQPLSLRGIGCLLQRRLIRKSSPSVLEYLKPTVYIMLRFFDVVCIQLNDDYVSIANPLEDFLEKADNPMGSPTGTVSSSTFSATGPKNASNKELVAILINKLPQPFTENLTSISSQQLIITANDDDIKMFGLVVSIYNTHRLAFDDFMLNMTSDSNLEDKSKYVEDYTHLIEMDNILLPICYAYYNATLYHLDDYNSLEYLDVLLSFLEHQAWLDEYYGLEKFLNVAVNCANKMGLFRWEYYVGFDEVTAERRRRLWWRLYNLEKFYSLKTGELSLIDDEKMNCLLFKEFRDVGFTDHKDFLSRVNSIPRNSIFDNMTIASLKSYGESACLQVTSNFFAKVLYSERYTNIRNNAKPLFLRNILLNEVMDALDAVADKFQHIKEHTLKLFKIAQNTQHVVSQELTKQELLQATDYVLFHEHIFCSIVSSAYNVITRLSDWPRPKGITARLKTYGIKLYHSWVHMGELIQKLDNDYMVRKSLSSYILVFVLVITKTFINSNFFTLQDISLTLKIFKRVENLFNFVEIDCKDKVHFSQILKAFSRAFSLLLTLTRILVLDFMDVHNVSAEELTNLIKTTFVPDDGISDMVNIILDYKSQIYKYLLEPVQKSGFHLNIKQMLDACAPSFNQDDTSHNLNAVSANNHSCRQSIKLYPPTILRPISPSKVSQPGEHEPLPPITSLTDVNGLSLTPNQKGSGNLNSPSQQQLSDQTPFNSRQSREMLLEQAMSKDASSDLTSQLPLTFTANGNENNISKSYNLGTLEEFVMNTDLNDLYSVLWNDEVPESYMD; from the coding sequence ATGTCTAACCCTATTGTAAAGAGGCCAAGAAAAAAGGTCGTGAAGGCATGCCTTAATTGTAGGcgaagaaaaatcaaatgtACAGGAACTTTTCCCTGTTCAAATTGTGCTGCTTATCAATGTGAATGTGTCTTTGATGAAACAAAagatatcatcaataataacaatagtaataataataatgctaGAACTAACAATAGTAATGAAAATAGAATCACTGAGCTTGTTTCTCCAAAGCCAAAGAccaaaagaataaaaaaagaaagaaagaatacGAAAACTGTTACCACTACATTACCAAACTCACAATTTGTAATGGAACCTCTTTCAGAGTTTCGTGTATCTTCACCTCCACCTTCCCATCCTTCAAATATGTCATTACTAAATGATACTAAATCTACGCTTTTCAATGGACCATCGCAAGTTATCTCAAATGAAAgtcaaaataatatagtTTCTCCAAACCCAGTCAATCAAGACATTGTAaatgttaataattcaaacaaCCAAATGGAACCACATTTTGAATCCGAAGATGAATTATCGTTGTTAGATGAAATGTCTCTAAATAAGAAAGAGGATGGACCTTATGAAGACGATCATGAAGCAACAATGAAACTCCGTTCTCTTAAGGACACAATTACACAATTAAAATCTATTCCAAACCCTAATGCTACCATCTTGAAAATGATCAAGGACATGAAGAAGCAAATACATGAATATATCAACGAATGGGAACCAATAATCGATTTAAATAAACTACCTCAATCAACTAAATTAGGAATTAATGACGGATCAAAATCTGTAGAAACATacttaatgaaaaataaatatagaaaCGAAGTGAATCTAACATGTTTCTCAGTTTGGAAAGCATCACAATTGGATTCCACTGCTCCAGAAGACGAACCAGAAATATTCTCCAAATTACCTCTCATAGATGACGTATTTGGTCTGAATTCACCATTACAACCTTTGTCATTACGTGGTATAGGTTGCCTATTGCAAAGACGGCTTATTCGTAAATCATCACCTTCAGtattggaatatttgaaaccaacagtatatataatgttaAGATTTTTCGATGTCGTTTGTATCCAACTAAATGACGATTATGTTTCCATCGCAAACCCATTGGAGGATTTCTTGGAGAAGGCAGATAATCCCATGGGATCTCCAACAGGCACCGTATCCAGTTCAACTTTTTCTGCAACAGGTCCTAAAAATGCTAGTAATAAAGAGCTAGTAGCtattttaattaataaattaccaCAACCATTCACTGAAAATTTGACATCTATATCGTCCCAGCAATTAATCATTACTGCAAATGACGACGATATTAAAATGTTCGGACTTGTCGttagtatatataatactCATAGGTTGGCATTCGATGATTTCATGCTGAATATGACATCCGATTCTAACCTTGAagataaatcaaaatatgTCGAGGATTACACtcatttaattgaaatGGATAATATTCTGTTGCCAATTTGTTATGCATATTATAATGCTACTTTGTATCATTTGGATGATTATAATAGCTTAGAATATTTGGATGTTttgttatcatttttaGAACATCAAGCATGGTTAGATGAGTATTATGGTTTGGAGAAATTCTTAAACGTTGCTGTAAATTGTGCTAACAAGATGGGGTTGTTCCGGTGGGAATATTACGTTGGTTTCGACGAAGTCACTGctgaaagaagaagacgtTTATGGTGGAGACTGTACAACTTGGAAAAGTTTTACTCTTTGAAAACAGGGGAGCTATCACTAATTGATGACGAAAAGATGAATTGTTTACTGTTCAAAGAGTTTAGAGATGTCGGCTTCACAGATCATAAAGACTTCCTCTCGAGAGTTAATTCAATACCAAGGAATAgcatatttgataatatgaCGATTGCTTCGTTGAAATCTTATGGGGAAAGTGCCTGTTTACAAGTTAcaagtaatttttttgcAAAAGTCCTATACTCTGAACGTTACACAAATATTCGAAACAATGCAAAGCCTCTATTcttaagaaatatattattaaatgaagtAATGGATGCTCTTGACGCCGTAGCTGATAAGTTTCAACATATTAAGGAGCATACCTTAAAGCTATTTAAGATAGCACAAAACACCCAACATGTTGTTTCACAGGAGCTTACGAAACAAGAACTTTTACAGGCCACTGATTATGTATTATTCCATGAACATATTTTTTGCTCTATAGTGAGTTCCGCCTATAACGTCATCACTAGATTATCAGATTGGCCAAGGCCTAAAGGGATAACAGCAAGACTGAAGACTTATGGTATAAAACTTTATCATTCATGGGTTCACATGGGCGAGCTAATACAAAAACTAGATAATGATTATATGGTAAGGAAAAGCCTTTCGTCATATATTTTAGTGTTTGTTTTAGTAATCACGAAaacatttattaattcGAATTTTTTCACACTTCAGGATATAAGTCTAACGTTAAAGATTTTTAAACGCGTGGAAAATCTATTCAATTTCGTTGAGATTGATTGCAAAGACAAAGTTCATTTTTctcaaattttgaaagcATTTTCAAGAGCGTTTTCTTTACTACTTACATTGACCCGTATATTAGTCTTGGACTTTATGGATGTTCATAATGTATCTGCGGAAGAGTTGACTAATCTAATTAAAACTACTTTCGTTCCAGATGACGGAATCAGTGACATGGTCAACATTATATTAGACTATAAATCCCAAATCtacaaatatttattagaaCCAGTTCAAAAATCAGGTTTccatttgaatattaaacAGATGTTAGATGCATGTGCACCGTCATTTAATCAAGATGATACTTCACACAATTTAAATGCCGTGTCTGCTAACAACCATTCATGTCGCCAATCCATTAAACTGTATCCCCCCACCATTCTCCGGCCAATATCTCCCAGTAAAGTGTCGCAACCTGGTGAACATGAACCGCTGCCACCAATCACTTCTTTAACTGACGTGAATGGACTCAGTTTGACTCCAAATCAAAAGGGAAGCGGAAATTTAAACTCGCCCAGTCAGCAACAACTATCAGATCAAACTCCTTTTAATTCTAGACAATCTCGAGAGATGCTATTGGAACAAGCTATGTCAAAAGACGCATCGTCCGATTTAACATCTCAGTTACCACTTACATTTACTGCGAATGGTAAtgagaataatatttcGAAAAGTTACAACCTTGGTACCTTGGAAGAATTTGTCATGAACACTGATCTAAATGATCTTTACAGTGTTCTCTGGAATGATGAAGTTCCAGAATCGTACATGgattaa
- the NDAI0A03410 gene encoding Zn(II)2Cys6 transcription factor, producing the protein MTNITYGKVKKTRSSRACENCRARKIKCSGNQPCSNCEIYNCPCAFTPIKRKNLSDKGIERIANNDHLFQENNASTTTNIRSDFESTNDANKPASSSEVSPIDSDESELMKFSVIPDNNDDYYISDLEKQKTFITFETMLQQLRSVRSSEDLVNNVKSNIQRQIQTLLDNWAPQVDFPKLDGKLNDGSTNEGNCESVETLLMKNKYRERLRLARFTVWSDRQNDKDRSGPSSFPQAAIADHRARIFCPINMSLKGIAFLLKKYILDAKDSRNVTLLKETVYFLLRLFDLSASYDKKYLTFMKDPLIFLLQKNCITLESTNPFSRNHLVARTIRSLPQLFVDTVLKRPVDDLISFIDDDSAMFKILVNLYTIHRNHLGNFLLDYDYSTPPSIQQNKEFRDHCDTEDMLAALCTNYYNALLYRTEDDDRFEYLELLSELVHQSVILQRWYYVKHLLGNAIPTAIEIGLPRWEYYVGLDENTAERRRNLWWKLYCQEKSFSFRFGTISSIDDNYMNCLLPNEFRKIGILYNKDFVANFSNIPVEAFDKMTVSSLKLYGECALLQFISVFQRKNILSDEYTSILNTGKHPLLRKKLLDKFITEFKDIYEIKEMIQTHTRRLFHIAGQSPSTAGVSKAEWKEAADFVLFQNQTISSMLGSAAQVVARLTEVQKEDPVSCQLEESSSYLYQMWNEMNSILLKLEDDYDVHNALVYYSVVAIMVVAKGFDILGTFLSLDDLIGVLRIFKRLDNISFFKNNENDSVKGTRFYEDFQKGYFTMSLISRVLFISYMDEKGIDSQYLIDLLKIKAPDIGDLPYLLLDTRSYIFEYIRQPIKKSGFNLEVREMLEHASSLKKVNNPHFELSNRKETKPDERHIDVDKVGLNQNNTDESSSKTKLSPFSPITSQLDGSGQAMDTQSGVRDSLESSFGIKENKSSLSGTLTNQDIDINWKSDLNIGTLDDFINNTDLNSLYSQLWNNDDLDVLF; encoded by the coding sequence ATGACGAATATAACATACGGGAAAGTTAAGAAGACGAGATCAAGTAGAGCTTGTGAAAACTGCAGAGCAAGGAAGATAAAGTGTTCAGGAAACCAGCCATGTTCCAACTGTGAAATATATAACTGTCCATGTGCTTTTACACCTATTAAGCGCAAGAATTTATCAGACAAAGGTATCGAGAGAATTGCAAATAATGATCATCtctttcaagaaaataatgcAAGTACAACGACTAATATACGAAGTGACTTTGAATCGACTAATGATGCGAATAAGCCGgcttcttcatcagaagTGTCGCCAATAGATTCAGATGAATCcgaattaatgaaattttctgTCATAcctgataataatgatgactATTACATAAGTGATCTTGAAAAACAGAAAACCTTCATTACATTTGAAACGATGTTGCAACAATTGCGATCAGTACGTTCGTCGGAAGATTTGGTGAATAACGTCAAATCTAATATTCAAAGACAAATACAAACTTTATTAGACAATTGGGCACCTCAGGTTGATTTTCCGAAACTGGATGGAAAGCTTAATGATGGTAGCACCAACGAAGGAAATTGTGAGTCGGTAGAAACGCTtcttatgaaaaataaatatagaGAACGACTTCGATTGGCACGGTTCACGGTGTGGTCCGATCGTCAGAATGATAAAGATAGGTCAGGCCCAAGTTCATTCCCGCAGGCAGCTATTGCTGATCACAGGGCTAGAATCTTTTGCCCTATTAATATGTCATTGAAAGGTATCGCATTTTTGcttaaaaaatatattttagaCGCTAAAGATTCACGAAACGTGACGCTATTGAAAGAGACTGTTTATTTTCTATTAAGACTATTTGATTTAAGCGCATCATATGATAAGAAGTATTTGACTTTTATGAAGGATCCCTTAATTTTCCTGTTGCAGAAAAACTGCATTACATTAGAGTCCACGAATCctttttcaagaaatcatCTTGTAGCGAGAACGATAAGGAGTCTGCCACAGTTATTCGTTGATACTGTTTTGAAGCGTCCTGTGGACGATTTAATCTCGTTCATAGACGATGATTCAGCTATGTTCAAAATATTGGTAAATCTGTATACAATTCATAGGAACCACTTGGGAAATTTCTTGCTAGATTATGATTATAGTACACCACCTTCAATACAgcaaaataaagaatttagAGACCACTGTGATACCGAGGATATGTTAGCGGCACTTTGCAccaattattataatgCACTTTTATACAGGactgaagatgatgacAGATTTGAATATCTTGAACTTTTGTCCGAATTAGTACATCAGTCAGTTATATTGCAAAGATGGTATTATGTAAAACATTTACTGGGGAATGCTATCCCTACTGCGATTGAAATTGGACTTCCCCGTTGGGAGTACTATGTAGGTTTGGATGAAAATACTGctgaaagaagaaggaattTATGGTGGAAATTATACTGTCAAGAAaaatctttttctttcagGTTTGGTACGATATCCTCAATCGATGATAATTATATGAACTGTCTCTTACCAAATGAGTTTAGAAAAATTGGTATATTATACAACAAAGACTTTGTTGCCAATTTTTCCAACATTCCGGTGGAAGCATTTGATAAAATGACTGTATCCTCGCTGAAACTGTATGGCGAATGTGCTCTTCTTCAGTTTATTAGTGttttccaaagaaaaaatattctctCTGATGAATACACCTCTATATTAAATACAGGGAAACATCCATTGTTGAGGAAGAAATTGTTGGATAAGTTTATAACTGAGTTCAAGGATATttatgaaattaaagagaTGATTCAAACTCACACAAGGAGGCTATTCCATATCGCTGGTCAAAGTCCAAGTACCGCCGGTGTCTCGAAAGCCGAGTGGAAAGAAGCAGCGGATTTTGTCCTATTCCAAAACCAGACTATTTCAAGCATGTTAGGATCGGCTGCTCAGGTAGTAGCTCGATTGACCGAAGTGCAAAAAGAAGATCCAGTAAGTTGTCAACTTGAGGAGAGCTCTTCGTATTTGTATCAAATGTGGAATGAGATGAACTCCATTTTATTGAAGTTGGAGGATGATTATGATGTTCATAATGCGTTAGTCTATTATTCTGTTGTAGCAATCATGGTGGTAGCTAAAGGGTTCGACATTCTGGGTACTTTTTTATCCCTCGATGATCTCATCGGAGTTTTGAGGatttttaaaagattggataatatatcattcttcaagaataatgaaaatgacaGCGTGAAGGGTACACGATTTTACGAAGATTTCCAAAAAGGATATTTTACAATGAGTCTTATATCCCGTgttctttttatttcataTATGGATGAGAAAGGGATAGACTCTCAATACctaattgatttattgaagatCAAGGCACCCGATATCGGCGATTTACCATATCTACTGTTAGATACTAgatcatatatttttgaatacATACGGCAACCCATTAAGAAATCGGGCTTCAATTTGGAAGTAAGGGAAATGTTGGAACATGCTAGTAGTTtaaaaaaagtaaataatCCCCATTTTGAATTGTCTAATCGGAAAGAAACTAAACCGGATGAACGTCACATTGATGTGGATAAGGTCGGCCTAAATCAAAACAATACCGATGAGAGCAGTTCTAAAACGAAACTATCCCCTTTTTCGCCCATTACTTCTCAGTTGGATGGAAGTGGGCAAGCTATGGATACCCAGTCAGGAGTTCGGGATAGTTTGGAAAGTTCATTTGGtataaaagaaaacaaatcGTCATTATCTGGTACCTTGACTAATCAGGATATTGATataaattggaaatctGATTTAAATATTGGCACACTTGATGACTTCATTAACAACACAGATTTGAATTCCCTCTATTCCCAATTATGGAACAATGACGATTTAGATGTTCTCTTCTAA
- the NDAI0A03430 gene encoding bifunctional fructose-2,6-bisphosphate 2-phosphatase/6-phosphofructo-2-kinase (similar to Saccharomyces cerevisiae YLR345W; ancestral locus Anc_4.177), whose translation MTEQSNILSDDEELLNGLGSQLLTHPSSHPQYNNHMARLTKRWTQSSSPSSSSSNKKLQLPHPDTYKDAVHVPIDKDEYTSPGQLYATDSGKLFHAGKILIILVGLPATSKTLLSVAITRYTRWLGVRTQSFHISKYKRMNDDDGDDKNDNHRIPLDFQSASPKTPEGKKFKRDAINNVMNDMTKFFTETQGQLAIYDALNILKSDRKELNDHFSSKIGVKVVFIESIMNDIHLIKRNIEIAIQDTEYNQIDKDVAEIDYKKRLEINEPLYETMSSDEKVSYVKYINFGQQIHVINNEYGYLINKIVFFMMNLRDKKGRVYFARCGISDKDKYVDDELLNEEGLKYSKILTETLLKRLESISLHTTNKSEIDSDLPLVVWTAPRKRTFDSGKFFLEKGIPVRKRNQLKQMIPGVVADLSNEEIEKLYPMEYKESLKDPYHYRFPRAESYHDLAVRMESLLLELEHTNKNVLIIAHESTIRILYGYLMACSCVELPTLQFTRDNIIEVSFSPFCNKVTQVPIKM comes from the coding sequence atgaCAGAACAATCAAATATCCtatctgatgatgaagaactATTGAATGGTCTAGGAAGTCAATTATTAACCCATCCTTCTTCACATCCTCAATACAATAATCACATGGCTCGTCTCACAAAGAGATGGACCCAATCCTCCTCCCcctcttcatcatcttcaaataaaaagCTACAACTTCCTCATCCAGATACATACAAGGATGCTGTTCACGTACCCATAGATAAAGACGAATATACATCACCAGGCCAACTATACGCCACAGATTCAGGGAAACTATTCCATGCTGGTAAAATACTTATAATTCTCGTTGGTTTACCAGCAACTTCTAAAACTCTATTATCCGTTGCCATCACAAGATATACCAGATGGTTAGGAGTCAGAACACAATCGTTCCATATCTCCAAATATAAAAGAATGAACGACGACGACGGCGACGACAAAAATGATAATCACAGAATTCCATTAGATTTCCAATCTGCTTCACCAAAGACCCCCGAGGGtaagaaatttaaaagagATGCAATAAACAATGTAATGAATGACATGACTAAATTCTTCACTGAGACTCAAGGACAATTAGCCATATATGATGCTTTaaacattttgaaatctGATAGGAAGGAATTAAATGATCATTTCAGCTCGAAGATAGGGGTGAAAGTCGTGTTCATCGAATCCATTATGAATGATATACATCTAATTAAAAGGAACATTGAAATTGCCATTCAAGATACAGAATATAATcaaattgataaagatgtCGCTGAGATTGACTACAAGAAAAGATTGGAAATTAATGAACCATTGTATGAAACTATGTCTTCTGATGAAAAGGTTAGTTATgtgaaatatattaattttggTCAACAAATTCatgttattaataatgaatatggGTATTTGATTAATAAGATTGTATTCTTTATGATGAACTTAAGAGACAAAAAGGGAAGAGTATATTTTGCACGTTGTGGAATAAgtgataaagataaatacgttgatgatgaattgtTAAATGAGGAAGgtttgaaatattcaaaaatattaactgaaacattattgaaaagattagaaAGTATTTCTTTACATACCACAAATAAATCAGAGATAGATTCTGATTTACCATTGGTGGTATGGACAGCTCCAAGAAAGAGAACTTTTGATAGTGGGAAATTCTTTTTAGAGAAAGGGATCCCGgtaagaaaaagaaatcaattgaaGCAAATGATTCCAGGCGTAGTGGCTgatttatcaaatgaagaaattgaaaaattatatccAATGGAGTATAAAGAATCATTAAAGGATCCTTATCATTATAGGTTTCCAAGAGCAGAATCTTATCATGATCTTGCGGTAAGAATGGAATCATTGTTATTGGAATTAGAACATACAAATAAGAATGTATTGATCATAGCACATGAATCCACTATACGTATCCTCTATGGATATTTGATGGCATGCTCCTGTGTGGAATTACCAACCTTACAATTTACAAGAGACAATATCATTGAAGTGTCATTTAGTCCGTTCTGCAATAAAGTAACTCAGGTTCCAATAAAAATGTGA